Proteins encoded within one genomic window of Hemiscyllium ocellatum isolate sHemOce1 chromosome 1, sHemOce1.pat.X.cur, whole genome shotgun sequence:
- the zar1 gene encoding zygote arrest protein 1: protein MATLGEDAFDYIYSPYNPYSYQYLSSRPKASSWRPRGYLNNYGDPGEYFDNYQRAQLKAILSQVNPNLTPRVRKANTKDVGVQVNPKVDASVQCSLGPRTLLTVTMRPRRRPSQAQVQGSPASMPRNVRFRRTMAIYSPIVSPNLNSFVSRGEPRQAARETPGKPGQQEEGEPEAVKQEVPAPEQDVGAGERGGEPADSPGLSAGELPETPAENGNKPEDADTVPKTGTSEKRLRFQFLEQKYGYFHCKDCSARWESAYVWCVQGTNKVYFKQFCRTCEKAYNPYRVEDITCQTCKQTRCTCPIKMRHVDPKRPHRQDLCGRCKGKRLSCDSTFSFKYII from the exons ATGGCTACATTGGGTGAAGATGCGTTTGATTATATTTACTCACCATACAATCCATATTCTTACCAATACCTGAGCAGCCGACCGAAAGCTTCCAGCTGGAGACCGAGGGGTTACTTGAACAACTACGGTGACCCTGGGGAATATTTTGATAACTATCAGCGGGCTCAGCTCAAAGCGATATTATCCCAGGTGAACCCAAACCTAACACCGCGAGTGAGAAAGGCCAACACGAAagatgttggagtgcaggttaaccCCAAGGTTGATGCGTCTGTGCAATGTTCCCTGGGCCCCAGGACCCTGCTGACGGTGACCATGAGACCAAGGCGCCGGCCCTCCCAGGCCCAAGTGCAGGGCAGCCCGGCCAGCATGCCCAGGAATGTGCGCTTCCGCAGGACCATGGCCATTTACTCCCCGATTGTCTCCCCCAATCTCAACAGCTTCGTGTCCAGGGGAGAGCCGCGGCAGGCTGCCCGAGAAACCCCCGGGAAGCCAGGGCAGCAAGAGGAAGGCGAGCCTGAGGCAGTGAAACAGGAGGTGCCGGCCCCAGAGCAGGATGTCGGAGCTGGGGAGAGAGGAGGTGAACCCGCGGACAGTCCGGGCCTTTCAGCCGGAGAGCTGCCTGAAACTCCAGCGGAAAATGGCAACAAGCCGGAGGATGCAGACACAGTCCCGAAAACCGGCACAAGCGAGAAACGCCTGAGATTTCAG TTCCTGGAGCAGAAATACGGATATTTCCACTGCAAAGACTGCAGCGCCCGCTGGGAGAGTGCATACGTGTGGTGTGTACAAGGTACTAACAAG GTCTACTTTAAGCAATTTTGCAGAACCTGCGAGAAGGCCTACAACCCTTACCGGGTCGAGGACATCACCTGTCAA ACCTGCAAACAGACCAGATGCACATGTCCCATCAAAATGCGCCACGTTGACCCGAAGAGACCCCACCGTCAGGATCTCTGTGGGAGATGCAAGGGCAAGCGGCTCTCCTGTGATAGCACTTTCAGCTTCAAATACATCATTTGA
- the slc10a4 gene encoding sodium/bile acid cotransporter 4, producing the protein MLGLGCTVQPCQLGQHLRSPVAVLLGATSQFVVMPLLAFLLALVFSLGEVAATAVLLCGCCPGGTLSNILSLLVHGDMNLSIIMTISSTLLALLLMPLCLWIYSRAWINTPVVQLMPFGAIILTLCGTLIPIGLGVFIRYRYNRAADFLLKVSLWSLMVTLIILFVLTGTLLGPDLLATIPASVYYVAVLMPFAGYVAGYGLGALFNLPPNCKRTVSLGTGCQNVQLCTAILKLAFPPQVIGGIYMFPLLYALFQATEAGLFVLGYKIYTRNVTPREKPAELDDDTDISYKKLKEEEVIDSSYGAVSESEQHAVVMEPTISESRM; encoded by the exons ATGTTGGGGCTGGGTTGTACTGTGCAGCCCTGCCAGCTCGGGCAGCACCTCCGCAGCCCAGTGGCCGTGCTGCTCGGCGCCACCTCCCAGTTTGTGGTCATGCCCTTGCTCGCTTTCCTCTTGGCCTTGGTGTTCTCTCTGGGAGAGGTGGCTGCCACCGCCGTGCTGCTGTGTGGCTGCTGTCCCGGGGGAACCCTCTCCAACATCCTGTCTCTGCTGGTCCACGGAGACATGAACCTCAG CATAATCATGACTATCTCCTCCACACTTCTGGCCCTGCTGCTGATGCCCTTGTGTCTATGGATTTACAGCCGAGCCTGGATTAATACCCCTGTCGTTCAGCTCATGCCTTTCGGGGCAATAATTCTTACTCTCTGTGGCACTTTAATTCCGATTGGATTGGGGGTCTTCATCAGATACAGATACAATAGAGCAGCAGACTTCCTCCTAAAG GTTTCTCTATGGTCCTTGATGGTCACTCTGATAATCCTCTTCGTCCTCACTGGCACCTTACTGGGACCTGACCTGCTCGCCACAATCCCGGCTTCTGTGTATTATGTAGCTGTCCTGATGCCCTTCGCTGGCTACGTCGCCGGTTATGGTTTGGGTGCTCTCTTCAACTTGCCTCCTAACTGTAAAAGGACCGTTTCTTTGGGGACTGGTTGTCAAAATGTCCAACTCTGCACAGCCATCCTGAAATTAGCTTTCCCTCCCCAGGTAATTGGCGGTATCTACATGTTCCCGCTACTCTATGCCTTATTCCAAGCGACAGAAGCTGGCCTTTTTGTTCTGGGATATAAAATCTACACAAGGAACGTGACGCCCAGGGAGAAGCCAGCAGAGCTAGATGATGACACGGACATTTCCTACAAGAAACTCAAAGAGGAAGAGGTTATTGACTCATCTTACGGAGCTGTTAGTGAGAGTGAACAACACGCTGTTGTAATGGAACCTACTATCAGCGAGTCGCGAATGTGA